The window CGAGGTGAACTGGGTGGGGATCGCGAAGGGACCGAGGATGCTCGCACCCGGCACGCCGAAGCGGACGAGCCACGTCTTGACGCGCTGGCGCCCCTTCGATTCCGGCTTGGCGGATGCCGGCGGCTCGATGACCGCGGCGTCCCCCACGTCCTCGAGACCGGCGAGCGACGAAGCGCCCACGCTCGCGCCGACCCGCGCTCTGCTGCGGTTGACGACGGCGGTGCGTGCCTGCGACGTGAGCAGCACGATGATCAGCACGGTCAGGAAGTTTCCCGCAATCGCGGCCGCTGCCGCGGCGACCGGGTGCATCCCGCCGATCATGCCGATCACCGCCCCCACCTCCCCCTCGACCAGCGGGATCGCGGCGGCGAGCGTGACGACGAGAGGTTTGACGAGCTCGGGCACCTGGGCGGCGAGCTCTTGCAGGTTCAGGATGAGTTCTTGCACGAAGTTCATGACATTTCCATTTCTGTTGTGGTGGGCGGAGAGTAAGGAGATCCCCTGTTCTCAGAACAGGGTCAAATCGTCGGATCGTGCGGCTGTCAGCACTCGCTCCTGCGCGAGCATGCCGGCGCGGGAGAGCACGTCGATCTGCGCGGGGTTGTACAGCTCCCCCACCGCCTCGACGAAGGTCTGCCGTGTCACGCGCGCGCTGTGGGACGCATGCCCTGCGGGGTCGTAGAGCCACGGATAGTCGATGAGGTTCTGCGCCAGGGTCGGCGCGAGCCGCTCGGCGAGCCGCTGGCGGGTCGCCTCGTCGGCGTCGGCCGGCAGGGCGGTGATCTCATCGCCGACCGCGCCGGTCGCGGCATCCACTTCGACCATGCGGCGCAGATCCGCCATCGCCTCCTGGTCGTAGAGCCGGCTATAGATGTGGAGGATCGAGCTGTCGGCCTCGGAGAGGTGCGCCGCAACCGACGCGAACCCGGCGGGGGCATCGGCGGGGGCGTCATCACGCAGGATCTCGGCGATGTCCGCGCGTGCCTGCTGCAGGCGCTCGATGTGGGCCGCGAGCTCCGCATCCAGCGCCCGCAACGCGACGGGCATCCTCTCGTCGCCCGAACCCACGGGACCCACTTGAGAGAGGGGGATGCCGAGCTGCACCAACCGACGGATGCGCAGCAGCCGCACGAGGTGCCGCACCCCGTACTGCTTGTAGCCGTTGTAGCGGCGTTCGGGCTCGTCGAGCAGGCCGAGCCGGTGGTAGTGCCGGATCGTGTTGACGGTCGTGCCCGCCAGGTCGGCGAGCTCGCGGGTGCTCCACGCCATGGCTCGCTCCTACTGTGCGATGCCGGCGCCGCGTGCGCCCGACGCGCCCAGCAGGATGCCTGCGAGGGCCGCGGCCAGGCTGACCGCACCCGCGTACCGGGTGTCCGGTTGGTCGGAGACGGCCGGCTGCCGGGTCAATCCGCGCGGCGGCGCGACGGGGGGTGCGGCGGTCGCGGCGGTCCGTGGTGCGGACAATTGCGTGGTCATCAGGGGTCCTTTCTCGGATGGTCCCGTCAGGCTCGCAGTTGCGACCTCCCCATCGCGTCGGTAGCCGTCCCTACGTACGCCCGTCGGCATGCGCTGACGGGGTTATTCGCGTCGGTGACAATCACCTAGTACGGTGGCGAACACCCGAAGGGAGCCCCAGTGACGCATCTTCTCGGCCGGCACGCCGAGCGCGAAGCGGTCGAAAAGCTCCTCACGCGGGCACGAAGCGGGCACAGCGGAGCGCTCGTGCTGCACGGTGAGGCCGGCATCGGAAAGACCGCGCTGCTTGACCACGCCCGTGCGGCTGCGGCGGCGTCCGGGTTCCGCGTGGAGATCTCGGTCGGTGTGGAGTCGGAGTCGCAGTTCGCGTTCGCCGGCCTGCACCAGTTGTGCGCGTCGCTGCTGCATCACGCGAGTGCCCTGCCCGAACCGCAGCAGACGGCGCTGGGGGTGGCGTTGGGGCAGCAGGCGGGCGACCCTCCCGACCGCTTTCTCGTCGGGCTCGCGACCCTCAACCTGCTGGCCGAGGTGGCCGAGCGGGCACCGCTGCTGTGTCTCGTCGACGACGCGCAGTGGCTCGACGACGCATCCGCGCAGGTGCTCGCGTTCGTGGCGCGACGGGTGTCAGCCGAGCGGATCGCGCTCCTGTTCGCGGTGCGCGACGCCGCGCGGGAGGATGCCGCAGCCGAGCCGGCGGCGCTGGCCGACTTGCCGCAGCTGCGCCTCGACGCTCTCTCCGAGGCGCATGCGCGGGAACTGCTGACGTCGGGGCTGCCCGCTCCGCTCGACGAGAGGGTATTCGAGCGGATCATCGCCGAGTCATACGGCAATCCGCTTGCGCTGGTCGAATTGCCACTCAGTGCGGCGGCCGCACAGCTGGCCGGCGGATACGAGGTGCCGAGCGCTCTGGATGTGCCGCGCCGCGTCGAAGAGAGCTTCCGCCGCCGATCCCGCAGCCTGCCCGCCGACACCCAGCTGCTGCTGCTCGCCGCGGCAGCGGACCCCACCGGAGACGCGGCGCTGCTGTGCCGCGTGTCGGCGCAGCTCGGCGTCGCTGAAGACGCCCTCGCACCTGCCGAGGCCGCCGGGCTGCTGGTTGTCGACAATCGGGTCACCTTCCGGCATCCGCTCGTACGCTCGGCCGTCTATCGTGATGCGCCGCCGTCCGACGTGCGTCGCGCGCACGACGCCCTGGCGGCCGCCACCGACCCCGACACCGACCCCGACCGCCGCGCCTGGCACCGCGCCCAGGCGGTGCAGGGCACCGATGAGGATGCCGCCGCCGAGCTGGAGCGGTCGGCGGGTCGCGCACGTGCCCGCGGCGGGCTGGCCGCATCGGCGGCGTTCATGCAGCAGGCGGCGACGCTTACTCCGGAGCCGGGCGCGCGGGCGCGCCGCGCGCTGGAAGCTGCGCACACCAAGCACGAGGCCGGCGCGTCCGAAGCGGCATCCGAACTGCTGGCGATGGCCGCCGCAGGGCCGCTCGACGCGCTGCAGCAGGCCCGCCTGGAGTTGCTGCGCGCTCGGATCGCGTACCATGTCGCACGCGACGGTGAGGGGCCGGTGATGCTGTTGAAGGCGGCCGAAAGCCTCGCCCGGCTGCACCCGGCACTGGCCCGCGAAACCTACCTGGACGCCATCGACGCCGCGATCAGCACCGGCGTGCCCGGGACTGGCTCCGCGGTGCGGGCAGTGGCTGAGGCCGCCCGCAGCGCACCCGCCCCGCCCGGGTCACCACGACCGGCGGATCTGCTGCTCGACGGGCTGGTGACCACGTTCACCCGGGGGCACGCGGCGGGCGTGCCGGAGTTGCGGCAGGCGCTGGCCGCATTCTGCGACGGCGTAAGCGGTGACCCGGCGACCGACGCAGACATCCGCCGCTGGGGATGGCTCGCGGCACGGACGGCGATGACGGTCTTCGACGAGGACCTCTTCTTCACGCTCGGCGCGCACCATATGCGGTCGGCCCGTGAAGCCGGCGCGCTGGCCACACTCCCCGCGGCTCTCCTCGTCCAGTCCGTCATGCTCGTGCTCTCCGGTGAGTTCACCCGGGCGGCCGAGCAGACCGAGGCCGCAGCGGCCACCAAGGCCGGACTCCACCTCCACACGCGCCTCATCCTGGCTGCGTGGCGCGGCCAAGCCGAAGAGGCCGCGGAGATCACCTCAATGATCGGCCAGGCGGGCCCCGCCCGCGGGCGCAGCGCCGAGATGACCATTGCCGGGTACGCCTTGGCGGTGTTGCACAACGGTTCGGGCGACTACGCGGCGGCACAGAGCGCCGCGGCACGCGGCATCGAATCCGAAGGCCTGAAGTTCAACAACCTCATCTACTCCGAGCTCATCGAGGCGGCCAGCCGTTCCGGCCAGCCCGAGAGCGCGACCGAAGCACTCGCAGAGCTCACCGCACGAGCGAACGCCGCCGGCACCCCCTGGGCCCTCGGACTGGCCGCCCGCTCGCAAGCGTTGACCACCCCTGGGCCGGTTGCCGAGGACCACTACCGCGAGGCGATCGACCACCTCGCGCGCAGCCGCATGGCGGCCCACCTGGCCCGCACGCACCTCGTCTACGGCGAGTGGCTGCGTCGCGAGGGCCGGCGCCAGGACGCCCGCGAACAGCTGCGCACCGCCCACGACATGCTGACGACCATGGGGGCCGAGGCGTTCGCCCAACGCGCGGCCCGCGAGATGCGCGCCACCGGCGAGCATCCCCAGAAGCGCACCGCTCAGCCGACCGACGCCCTCACCGCCCAGGAGCTGCACATCGCCCGGCTGGTGGCGGCGGGCGCGACGTCGCGCGAGGTCGGCACGCAGCTGTTCCTCAGCCCGCGCACGATCGAGGCGCACCTGCGCAACATCTTCCGCAAGCTCGGCGTCACGTCCCGCCGGCAACTGCGCGACATGCCGCTTTCTTAACCCCGGATCCACACCCTCTTGACCCGGTGCCGAACAGGATGGGGTTCCCCGAAACACTTTGCTCTGACGGTGCATTGTGCGACCGATTCTGGACCATTCCTCGGTCCAGAACTCATCGCGGAAGCACGAGTCCGCAGCGTCGCGCTGCCCAATCGCTTCGTCATCCCGCCCGGGTGGGGACGTCGCTACGGGAAGGACGCCAAGCCTGTCCTGCCTGCACAAGCTTTCAATCCGTAGTCATCGCCGCGGCATTGATCCGTCCTTTATCGAACCGGTGCTTCGTGGCGACATCGCGGGCAGGACCGCATGGCGATGTCGCATTCGCGTGGCTTCGGCGTCCCCTGCCGCATTTGGACAATATGCTGACGATCGTGACAGACGACCAAATCGCCGTGGCCGTGATCGCAGGCCTGTCGGCCCTGGCCGTGGCCGTCGTCGGCCTAGTGGGAGCGCTCGCGTCACGCAACGAGCCCCGCGCTGCCAAGGAGCTCGCCGCTCTGAACACCATCCTCGAAAGGCTCCCCCCAGGCGAGGCCCGCGACGCGCTCGAAGACAGGCGGACACGCATAGCGGTTGCATACGGCGCGCGTCGCGAGCCCCTCGGCGTGTTCACGGTGGCGTACCTGTTCTTCTTCGGCGGCTATCTGCTCTCGTTGGTTTCTCTCCTCGTGGTAGGCGGAGATGCAGGAGCTTGGCAGTCTCTGGTCACCAGTTTGTTCGTCGGGCTCGTATTCACCGGCCTCGTCTTCGTGCTCATCGGCTTCGCGCTCTTCGTCGCCGGAATCGTGTTCAAGGTTCGCGACTGGCGACACGGACACAACCTGCAAATCTCGGCCGATGGCGCCTTGGCGCCGACCGCTGTAGACCTGCCAGACGCGGCCCATGGGCTTCCCCGTCAAGGGATCCCCGAGCGCCCGACGCGAGCAGCACAGGCGAGTTAGCGATCCATCTCCGCGCGATGCCCCGCGGCGAGCCATCGGGGACGACCTGCTGCGTCGTTTCAGTGCCTTAGTGGCTGTCGGCTGAGCAAGCCCTCGCGGCCCCTCCAACCCCAACGGCAGTACGCGGAAGCTGCGGGACCCGCAGTCGTGCCGAGGTCCCGTGGCGCATAACCATGACCCGATTTCCTGCGCCCCTGCGCAACATCTTCCGCAAGCTGGGCATCACGTCCCGCCGGCAGTTGCGCGACGTGCCGCTGTCCTGACCCGCTTTCGCGCCCCTCTTGACCCGGTGCCGGGAACAGGGGGTGGAGTGTCCTCTGCGTCGTCTTCGGCGGAAAGGGAGCATGCGGATGAGGGTCTTCATCATCGGAGCCACCGGGGCGGTCGGCGGTCTGCTGGCGCAAGAGCTTCGGGAGCGCGGCGACCACGTCTCGGGCCTCGTGCGCCGCGAGCAGCAGCGCGCCGAGCTCGCGGTCCGTGGCGTCGACGCGAGCGTCGGGGAGCTGGGCTCTCTGAGCGCTGACGACCTGGCATCCCTGCTGACGGGAATGGATGCCGTCGTCTACACCGCCGGCTCGAACGGCGGCGCCCGCGACGTCACGGTCGCGATCGACGGCGAAGGCGTGGTCACGGCACTGGACGCCGCGTCACTGGCCGGGGTGCCGCGCTTCGCGCTGGTATCGGTGCTGCCCGAGGCAGGCCGCGGGCAGAAGCTCAGCGCCGACGAGGAGTTCTACTTCGCGGTGAAGAAGCTCGTCGACGTCACCGTCAGCATGAGCGACCTCGACTGGCTGATCCTGCGGCCGTCGCTGCTCACCGACGACGCGGGCATCGGAACGGTCTCGCTCGGCCCGGCCCAGCCGCACGACGAGATCCCCCGCGCGGACGTCGCCGCCACCCTCGCGGAGCTCCTCCACGAGCCCCGGATCTCCCGGCAGATCCTCGAAGTCACCCAGGGTGCGACGCCGATCGCGCAGGCGGTTCGAGCTGCCCGCCCACGAGCCTTCTGCGGCGGCTTCTGATGGGCGACCCCCGCGCGCTTGACCCTGTGCCGACAACACGGTGTCCACTGGATGGGCCCCGCGGGCGCCGCCTCGGCCCCGCCCTCACGGCGTCATCGGACGCAGAAACACCTGGAGCATCTCAATGATCGAAGCTCACTCCCTGACCAAGCGCTACGGCGCGAAGACCGCCGTCGACAGCATCGACTTCACCGTCCGCCCGGGGGTGGTGACCGGGTTCCTCGGCCCGAATGGCGCGGGCAAGTCCACCACGATGCGCATGATCATGGGACTCGACCGCCCGTCGTCCGGTTCGGTCACGGTCAACGGCATGCCGTACGCCCGGCACCAGGCCCCGCTTCGGCAGGTGGGGGCGCTGCTGGATGCCAAGGCGGTGCATCCCGGGCGCAGCGCCCGCAGCCACCTGCTCGCGTTGGCCGCTACACATCGCATCGGCGCCCGACGTGTGGACGAGGTGATCGCCCTCACCGGGCTCGGCTCCGTCGCGCGTCAGCGGGTGGGCGGCTTCTCGCTGGGCATGGGCCAACGGCTCGGGCTCGCCGTGGCGCTGCTGGGAGATCCGGCGACCCTCATCCTCGACGAGCCGGTGAACGGGCTCGACCCCGAGGGCGTGGTGTGGGTGCGGCGGTTCGCGCGCAGTCTCGCTGCGGAGGGGCGCACCGTCTTCCTCTCTTCGCACTTGATGAGCGAGATGGCGCAGACGGCCGACCACCTCATCATCCTCGGCCGTGGACGCATCGTCGCCGACGCTCCGGTGAGCCACGTCCTCGCGCGCGCCGGGGGTGATGCGGTGCAGGTGCGCACACCCCAGGTCTCCGCCCTCCTGCCCCTACTGGACGCCGAGGGTGCGACCGTGGCACCGATCGAGCCCGACCTGCTGTCGGTCACCGGACTCACCGCGCCGCGCATCGCCGAGATCGCCGCCGCCGCAGGCATCGTGGTGCACGGACTCACCCCGGTGACGCGGACACTCGAAGAGGCCTACATGGAACTGACCCGAGACGACGTCGAATACCGCAGCACGGAGGCAGCCCGATGAGCACCACCACCGCACACCCCGCCCTCTCCCCCGTCGGCCACGATCTCCGATTCACCGGAGTGGTGCGTGCGGAGTGGATCAAACTCCGCAGCATCCGCTCCACCTGGTGGGCCTACGCGATCCTGGTCGTGCTCACGGTCGGGCTCGGAGCGCAGATGTCCGCGTCGCTCAGCTTCCAGGGCGTCGACGCCGTTCCCACCCAGGACGCGGTGCAAGACATGGCGGTGTACGCCGTGATGGTCAGCACCGATGTCAGCACACTCATCGTGAGCGTGCTGGGCGTGCTCGTGATCGCCGGTGAGTACGGCACCGGCATGATCCGGTCGACCCTCATCTCCGCGCCCAAGCGCGTGCCGGCGCTGCTCGCCAAGGCGCTCGTCTTCGCCGTCGTGACCTTCGTCGTGAGCGCCGTCGCGTTTGCGATCACGGTTCCCACCTCGGTGGGGCTGTTCGCGGGCAACGGTTTCGATGTGGCCCTCGACGACCCGCAGTACTGGCTCGCGCTGCTCGGGGGTGTGGGGTACCTCGTTCTGGTGGGACTCATCGCGTTCGGCATCGGGGCCCTCCTGCGCAACACCGCCGGGGGCATCGCGGTTGCGGTCGGCCTGGTGCTGGCGGCGCCGCTCGCGCTGAGCCTCGTACTCGGCTTCGCGTCGTCGGGCTGGGTGGAAAACGTCGCGACGCTGCTGCCGTCGATCGCCGGCAGCCTCCTCTTCAGCTACCCCACCGAGCAGAGCTGGGTGGACCTTCTCCCACCGGAATCCGCCGGCTGGCTCACCGAACCGTGGCAGGGCGCGCTCGTCCTCGTCGCCTGGGCGGTCGTGCTGTTCACCGCCGCGGCCGTGCTCCTCAAGCGCCGGGATGCCTGAGCCTCGCGGCCCCGGGGTTCGAACCATGGCTACAGATCAGGAGAAGGACATGACTCAGGAGACAACGACAGGCACGGGCGACACCGCGACGGTGCAGCTCGACAGCGGGGATCGGATCAGCAGCTACGTCGCGAGGTTCGCCGACGGGCGCGTCGCGGGGCGGGCGGACTTCATTGAGGCGCCGGAGGGGCGCCCGGAGCGGATCTTCTTCCACACCGAGGTCGATCCGGCATACGGCGGACGCGGCATTGGGGCGCTGCTCCTTCGCGAGGCGCTTGCCGACAGCATCCGCCAAGGCGTGACTGTCGTCCCGATGTGCCAACTGTTCGCTCGCCACCTCAGGAAGCGCGGCGGTGAGTACATCGCCGCGGGCGGGGCGTACCGTACGCCGCGACTGGCGGACGTCGATTTGGTGGGGCGCACGCTCGGAGGTCCCGCACGCGGGGCGGGAGCCGGTCGTCCTTGACTCTGTGGGGGGAACACGGTGTCTGGTGTATCCCACACGCCCATGCCGACGAAAGAAGCAACGGCTTCCGGTTCGACGTCTTCGGGCGGGCGCTGCTCGTCATCGTTCCGGTGTGGACCGTCGTCCCGGTCGTGCTGTACTGGTGCTGCACGCGGGGTTCAATACGTTGGGCTTCATCTTCGATGCGGCGCTGCGGGTCGACGTCAACGCCGCGTATGACCGCTCGGCGGGCGTGGGCGACCTGACGACGCTCCTCCCCGGACTGATCGCCGTCCTCGCCGCCGTGGTGGTGTGGCAGCGCACCCGGCGCACCGGGCCGGCGCGCACGACGGCGGATGCCGAGGCTCGCGTCGAGGCGGAGCCGGTCAGTCACCCCTCAGCAGGGTGAACAACTCGTTGTCGAAGTTCCGCACCACGGTGGCTGACGACCCTACCGCCGCGGCATTGCTGGACAAGGTGGCGGGCGCCGGGTACTGGACGCCTAGACGCCGCGAGCACGCCTGGGCAGAAGAGTTGCCGTCAGCCGTCGGTATCGGTCCACGACGCGATGTCCACGCCGTGGTTGTCGGGAGATGCGAGCGACCACCAAGCTGGCGCGGATGACGCGTCGACGAGCCTGCCGCCGGCGGCGAGCGCGGCATCCACTCGCGCTTGGGCCTGGTCGGCCGGCACGAAGACGTCGAAGTGCGTGCGGCCCCTCCCCGGGGCGTCGCCGGTGATCGGGTTGAAGGCCAACTGCGGTCCGCAGCGCAGCGGGTCGACGGCATCCGTGTCACCGAACGGCTCGTAGCCCAGCGCGGCCAGGAAGAACGGGCGCACATCGGCGTCGGAGTGCTCGGCGACGTAGATGCCGATCGCCTGCGCCCGCGAGGGATCGGCGGTCAGCCCGAGCTCTGCGGCGGCGTCGGACACGGCCGCCGCGAACTGCGGGGCCGCTGCCGGAATGCCGCCGTCGCTGGGGCGCGGGATGCGCACCACGACGCCCTCGGGACGCACGTCGATGTCGGGCAGGATGCCGAATCGCTCGGCCGCACCGACGACCGGCGCGACGAGACCCGCGGCGTGCGCGAGCGAGGTCGCGGTGAAGACGGTGTGCGGACCGCTCTCCGTGACCCGCCAATCGGTGACGCCCGGCGCCCGGTGGAACTCGGCCGCCGAGATCCCGGGCGATGCGGTCGTTGGCTCGCTCATGGCAACTCCTCATAGCTGTCTGACTCCCGGCCGCCGACGAGCGAGGAGCACACGCGCACCTCACAGTACTCGGCGGTCACGACACGCCGAATGCCGGGCGTGGGTGCCGGCCGGACGCCCGAACACCGCGCAGCCATCAGCACCAGCTCGAGACACGCGGTGCCCGGACCTGACGCCGAGTAGGGTGCACCGCATGGACCTACCGAAGATCGGTGCGCCCGCCACCCGCGCCCTGGAGAACGCACAGATCCGAACCATGGACGATGTGCGCCGCATAGGCCTGGAACACATCGCGACGCTTCACGGGGTGGGCCCGAAGGCCATCCAGCTTCTGCGGGATGCATTGGCGGACTGACCAGCACCGCAGGCACCGGCCGCCGACCCAACCACCTGGTGTCGGTGCGCTGCTTCTTCGCTGCCAGCCACAAGCGCGGCACCTACCGCAGCTCGGCATCCACCTCGCGAATCGCGACCACGCTGTGATCGTCGGGCGCGAGCTCGCCACGCAGCGTGACCGCCGCGAGCAGGCAGCATCCTGCGAACACCGCCGCGCCCGCGGCAACCGGGATCGTCAAGTCGATCGCGCCGAGCATGCCGCCCAGCGCGGAGCCGACGGCCAGCCTCAGCAGGCTGAGCACGCGCGCTGCGCCGCCGACCCGTCCGAGCAGGGCGTCGGGCACGAGCCGCTGCCGCAGCGAGAGTGCACAGATGCTCCAGACGACCGCGTGCAGGATGTACAGCGCCAGCAGCACGCCGGCGAGGACCGGATCGGTCGTGGCGGCAAGACCGCCGAGAGTCAACGCTCCCAGCAGCAGGCTCGTCACGATCGTCCAGCGGTATCCCAGCCACGTGCGCAGCCGGGGCGCGAGGAATGAACCGAGCAGCCCACCAAGGGCAGAGAAGGCGAGCAGCAGTCCGTACCCGGTGCCGTTCAGCCCCAGCCGCTCCTCGG is drawn from Microbacterium sp. zg-B96 and contains these coding sequences:
- a CDS encoding NAD(P)H-binding protein, whose translation is MRVFIIGATGAVGGLLAQELRERGDHVSGLVRREQQRAELAVRGVDASVGELGSLSADDLASLLTGMDAVVYTAGSNGGARDVTVAIDGEGVVTALDAASLAGVPRFALVSVLPEAGRGQKLSADEEFYFAVKKLVDVTVSMSDLDWLILRPSLLTDDAGIGTVSLGPAQPHDEIPRADVAATLAELLHEPRISRQILEVTQGATPIAQAVRAARPRAFCGGF
- a CDS encoding small multidrug efflux protein, producing MNFVQELILNLQELAAQVPELVKPLVVTLAAAIPLVEGEVGAVIGMIGGMHPVAAAAAAIAGNFLTVLIIVLLTSQARTAVVNRSRARVGASVGASSLAGLEDVGDAAVIEPPASAKPESKGRQRVKTWLVRFGVPGASILGPFAIPTQFTSAILVAAGSSKAWVLLWQAVAIVLWTTVTTVGFWLALTYVVGV
- a CDS encoding ABC transporter permease, whose amino-acid sequence is MSTTTAHPALSPVGHDLRFTGVVRAEWIKLRSIRSTWWAYAILVVLTVGLGAQMSASLSFQGVDAVPTQDAVQDMAVYAVMVSTDVSTLIVSVLGVLVIAGEYGTGMIRSTLISAPKRVPALLAKALVFAVVTFVVSAVAFAITVPTSVGLFAGNGFDVALDDPQYWLALLGGVGYLVLVGLIAFGIGALLRNTAGGIAVAVGLVLAAPLALSLVLGFASSGWVENVATLLPSIAGSLLFSYPTEQSWVDLLPPESAGWLTEPWQGALVLVAWAVVLFTAAAVLLKRRDA
- a CDS encoding LuxR family transcriptional regulator; this translates as MTHLLGRHAEREAVEKLLTRARSGHSGALVLHGEAGIGKTALLDHARAAAAASGFRVEISVGVESESQFAFAGLHQLCASLLHHASALPEPQQTALGVALGQQAGDPPDRFLVGLATLNLLAEVAERAPLLCLVDDAQWLDDASAQVLAFVARRVSAERIALLFAVRDAAREDAAAEPAALADLPQLRLDALSEAHARELLTSGLPAPLDERVFERIIAESYGNPLALVELPLSAAAAQLAGGYEVPSALDVPRRVEESFRRRSRSLPADTQLLLLAAAADPTGDAALLCRVSAQLGVAEDALAPAEAAGLLVVDNRVTFRHPLVRSAVYRDAPPSDVRRAHDALAAATDPDTDPDRRAWHRAQAVQGTDEDAAAELERSAGRARARGGLAASAAFMQQAATLTPEPGARARRALEAAHTKHEAGASEAASELLAMAAAGPLDALQQARLELLRARIAYHVARDGEGPVMLLKAAESLARLHPALARETYLDAIDAAISTGVPGTGSAVRAVAEAARSAPAPPGSPRPADLLLDGLVTTFTRGHAAGVPELRQALAAFCDGVSGDPATDADIRRWGWLAARTAMTVFDEDLFFTLGAHHMRSAREAGALATLPAALLVQSVMLVLSGEFTRAAEQTEAAAATKAGLHLHTRLILAAWRGQAEEAAEITSMIGQAGPARGRSAEMTIAGYALAVLHNGSGDYAAAQSAAARGIESEGLKFNNLIYSELIEAASRSGQPESATEALAELTARANAAGTPWALGLAARSQALTTPGPVAEDHYREAIDHLARSRMAAHLARTHLVYGEWLRREGRRQDAREQLRTAHDMLTTMGAEAFAQRAAREMRATGEHPQKRTAQPTDALTAQELHIARLVAAGATSREVGTQLFLSPRTIEAHLRNIFRKLGVTSRRQLRDMPLS
- a CDS encoding ABC transporter ATP-binding protein, giving the protein MIEAHSLTKRYGAKTAVDSIDFTVRPGVVTGFLGPNGAGKSTTMRMIMGLDRPSSGSVTVNGMPYARHQAPLRQVGALLDAKAVHPGRSARSHLLALAATHRIGARRVDEVIALTGLGSVARQRVGGFSLGMGQRLGLAVALLGDPATLILDEPVNGLDPEGVVWVRRFARSLAAEGRTVFLSSHLMSEMAQTADHLIILGRGRIVADAPVSHVLARAGGDAVQVRTPQVSALLPLLDAEGATVAPIEPDLLSVTGLTAPRIAEIAAAAGIVVHGLTPVTRTLEEAYMELTRDDVEYRSTEAAR
- a CDS encoding MerR family transcriptional regulator, whose protein sequence is MAWSTRELADLAGTTVNTIRHYHRLGLLDEPERRYNGYKQYGVRHLVRLLRIRRLVQLGIPLSQVGPVGSGDERMPVALRALDAELAAHIERLQQARADIAEILRDDAPADAPAGFASVAAHLSEADSSILHIYSRLYDQEAMADLRRMVEVDAATGAVGDEITALPADADEATRQRLAERLAPTLAQNLIDYPWLYDPAGHASHSARVTRQTFVEAVGELYNPAQIDVLSRAGMLAQERVLTAARSDDLTLF
- a CDS encoding VOC family protein is translated as MSEPTTASPGISAAEFHRAPGVTDWRVTESGPHTVFTATSLAHAAGLVAPVVGAAERFGILPDIDVRPEGVVVRIPRPSDGGIPAAAPQFAAAVSDAAAELGLTADPSRAQAIGIYVAEHSDADVRPFFLAALGYEPFGDTDAVDPLRCGPQLAFNPITGDAPGRGRTHFDVFVPADQAQARVDAALAAGGRLVDASSAPAWWSLASPDNHGVDIASWTDTDG
- a CDS encoding GNAT family N-acetyltransferase is translated as MTQETTTGTGDTATVQLDSGDRISSYVARFADGRVAGRADFIEAPEGRPERIFFHTEVDPAYGGRGIGALLLREALADSIRQGVTVVPMCQLFARHLRKRGGEYIAAGGAYRTPRLADVDLVGRTLGGPARGAGAGRP
- a CDS encoding DNA-binding protein, which codes for MDLPKIGAPATRALENAQIRTMDDVRRIGLEHIATLHGVGPKAIQLLRDALAD